From the Pseudomonas putida genome, one window contains:
- a CDS encoding aromatic-ring-hydroxylating dioxygenase subunit beta produces MNLNLLNEVTAFIWQEGDMLDHGEYDTWMSLWTEKGTYIIPINPKETDYENTLNYAYDDHHMRGLRVQRLIGGESISTSPQPRTVRTISRFRVLGDDGVNVTVRAAQNIREFRKESLKHYSADLTYTLVRAEGGFKIHRKVISLINSDDALAGIGYIL; encoded by the coding sequence ATGAACCTGAATCTGCTCAACGAAGTCACCGCGTTCATCTGGCAGGAAGGCGACATGCTCGACCACGGTGAATACGACACCTGGATGAGCCTGTGGACGGAGAAAGGGACCTACATCATCCCGATCAACCCGAAAGAAACCGACTACGAGAACACCCTCAACTACGCCTACGACGACCACCACATGCGCGGCCTGCGCGTGCAGCGGCTGATCGGTGGCGAGTCGATTTCCACCAGCCCGCAGCCACGCACTGTGCGCACGATCTCGCGCTTCCGGGTGCTTGGCGACGATGGCGTGAATGTGACCGTGCGCGCCGCACAGAACATCCGTGAGTTCCGCAAGGAAAGCCTCAAGCACTACAGCGCCGACCTAACCTACACCCTGGTCCGCGCCGAAGGCGGCTTCAAGATCCACCGCAAGGTGATCAGCCTGATCAACAGCGACGATGCCCTCGCCGGCATCGGCTACATCCTCTGA
- a CDS encoding OprD family outer membrane porin: MELKWPLRAKTLCLCVGTVLPLTSYADVVDDSHLSLNFRNLYLNRNFTNSSAPVSKVGNWSQGFDLQFESGYTDTPLAVGLDLNGQYALRLDSTGNDGSLPFSQHRQQTTDDYSRGGATLKLKYAKTQVKIGDQKPFYPVASNDPSRQLDTIYQGAVIESRDIDNLTLVGGRFWSIVTRDSSNHERLYRYGTNDSLDSDGLDFAGATYNFTPDLQGSYFHGVLNDIYKQDYGGIKHTLKFADGYQLKTDVGYFNNREDGAARSGPVDNRAYFGLVTLEKSGHMIGASYQRMTGDTVFPTLNGYVPQLWLPNWASIPFIRPDERSWSVRYGYNFVAMGIPGLKLFTRYIKGTDVDRGPGLARDQESERDIMLSYVVQSGPLKDLSFDLKNMRTQQMYGNEYTEYRFITSYTWKFW, translated from the coding sequence ATGGAACTCAAATGGCCGTTGCGTGCGAAAACGTTGTGCTTGTGTGTGGGCACCGTGTTACCCCTGACCAGCTACGCCGACGTGGTGGATGACAGCCACCTGTCGCTGAACTTCCGTAACCTCTACCTGAACCGTAATTTCACCAACTCCAGTGCACCGGTGTCCAAGGTCGGCAACTGGTCGCAGGGCTTCGACCTGCAGTTCGAGTCGGGCTATACCGATACCCCGCTGGCCGTCGGCCTTGATCTCAATGGCCAATATGCCTTGCGCCTGGACTCCACCGGCAACGATGGCTCGCTGCCGTTCAGCCAGCACCGCCAGCAGACCACCGATGATTACAGCCGTGGCGGCGCGACACTGAAACTCAAGTACGCCAAGACCCAGGTGAAGATCGGCGACCAGAAGCCGTTCTACCCAGTCGCCTCCAACGACCCCAGCCGCCAGCTCGACACCATTTACCAAGGTGCAGTGATCGAGTCCCGCGACATCGACAACCTGACCCTGGTCGGCGGGCGCTTCTGGTCGATCGTCACCCGCGATTCGTCCAATCACGAGCGCCTGTACCGTTATGGCACCAACGACAGCCTGGACAGCGATGGCCTGGACTTCGCCGGCGCCACCTACAACTTCACCCCGGACCTGCAGGGCAGCTACTTCCACGGCGTGCTCAACGACATCTACAAGCAGGACTATGGCGGCATCAAGCACACCCTGAAGTTCGCCGACGGCTACCAGCTGAAAACCGATGTCGGTTACTTCAACAACCGCGAAGACGGCGCCGCGCGCAGCGGCCCGGTGGACAACCGCGCCTACTTCGGCCTGGTGACCCTGGAAAAGAGCGGCCACATGATCGGCGCCAGCTACCAGCGCATGACCGGCGACACGGTGTTCCCGACCCTGAACGGCTATGTGCCGCAGCTGTGGCTGCCGAACTGGGCGAGCATCCCCTTCATCCGCCCGGACGAGCGCAGCTGGTCGGTGCGCTACGGCTACAACTTCGTGGCCATGGGCATCCCCGGCCTCAAGCTGTTTACCCGCTACATCAAGGGCACCGACGTCGATCGCGGCCCGGGCCTTGCTCGCGACCAGGAAAGCGAGCGCGACATCATGCTCAGCTACGTGGTCCAGAGCGGCCCGCTCAAGGACCTGTCGTTCGACCTGAAGAACATGCGGACCCAGCAGATGTACGGCAACGAATACACCGAGTACCGTTTCATCACTTCCTACACCTGGAAGTTCTGGTAA
- a CDS encoding methyl-accepting chemotaxis protein has product MSATAQAAAHSAAQAAEAARHADQATGAGVQVIESTTQGIQALASGMSEGMQRLQALAASSEQIGAVMEVILSIARQTNLLALNAAIEAARAGDAGRGFAVVADEVRGLAQRTQASVEEIGAIIDNLRNGTHEVTGAMQHSYQQAQANAEQARQALQALAQIRQAVSVITDMNVQIACAAEQQSSVAEEVNRNVEAVRDVTASLSGQAERSAGISQQLNDLASEQQGLIERFKA; this is encoded by the coding sequence ATGTCCGCCACTGCCCAGGCAGCGGCCCACAGCGCCGCGCAAGCCGCCGAGGCAGCGCGCCATGCCGACCAGGCCACCGGCGCCGGCGTGCAGGTGATCGAGAGCACCACCCAGGGCATCCAGGCCCTGGCCAGCGGCATGAGCGAGGGCATGCAGCGCCTGCAGGCACTGGCCGCGAGCAGCGAGCAGATCGGCGCGGTGATGGAGGTGATCCTGTCGATTGCCCGGCAGACCAACCTGCTGGCGCTGAATGCAGCGATCGAGGCCGCCCGTGCCGGTGACGCCGGTCGCGGCTTTGCCGTGGTCGCCGACGAGGTACGCGGCCTGGCCCAGCGCACCCAGGCCTCGGTGGAAGAGATTGGCGCGATCATCGACAACCTGCGCAACGGCACCCATGAGGTGACTGGCGCCATGCAGCACAGTTACCAGCAGGCCCAGGCCAATGCCGAACAGGCGCGCCAGGCCCTGCAGGCACTGGCGCAGATTCGCCAGGCGGTCAGCGTGATCACCGACATGAACGTGCAGATCGCCTGCGCCGCCGAGCAGCAGAGCAGCGTGGCCGAAGAGGTCAACCGCAACGTCGAGGCGGTGCGCGATGTCACCGCCTCGCTGTCCGGCCAGGCCGAGCGCTCGGCGGGCATCAGCCAGCAGTTGAACGACCTGGCGTCAGAGCAGCAAGGGCTGATCGAGCGCTTCAAGGCCTGA
- a CDS encoding 3-hydroxybutyryl-CoA dehydrogenase, translating into MSGPLQHIAVVGAGRMGEGIALAFAQAGVQVSLIDLKARQAQAQASYFEVVRRNLTVEARSLVDLEMIGAQQAERLLSRVQLLTREEGGRALQGCRLVFEAVPEVLEAKREAFAWIDRQVAADAIIASTTSTFLVTELAAMVSAPGRMVNAHWLNPAHLMPLVEVSRSATTSERVVAELLATLQAIGKVPVLCNATPGFIVPRLQALVMNEAARMVEEGVASAEQIDLAVRTGFGLRFSVLGLLEFIDWGGGDILHHASSYLSRHLGERYQAPASVLDNMASGRNGLRNGVGFYDYRETDIDAYRHGRLANLVQRLHQAGLAPRFASGLEALDQPLLL; encoded by the coding sequence ATGAGCGGGCCATTGCAGCACATCGCCGTGGTCGGTGCCGGGCGGATGGGCGAGGGCATCGCCCTGGCCTTCGCCCAGGCCGGCGTCCAGGTCAGCCTGATCGACCTGAAGGCCCGGCAGGCGCAAGCCCAGGCCAGCTACTTCGAGGTTGTCAGGCGTAACCTTACCGTCGAGGCGCGGAGCCTGGTTGACCTCGAAATGATCGGTGCGCAGCAGGCCGAGCGGCTGTTGTCGCGGGTTCAACTGCTGACACGGGAGGAGGGCGGCCGGGCGCTGCAGGGTTGCCGGCTGGTGTTCGAGGCGGTGCCTGAGGTGCTCGAGGCCAAGCGCGAGGCGTTTGCCTGGATCGACCGGCAGGTGGCGGCTGACGCGATCATCGCCTCGACCACTTCGACCTTCCTGGTGACCGAGCTGGCCGCCATGGTCAGCGCGCCCGGGCGCATGGTCAACGCCCACTGGCTCAACCCGGCGCACCTGATGCCGCTGGTGGAAGTCTCGCGCAGTGCCACAACCAGCGAACGGGTGGTCGCTGAGCTGCTGGCCACCCTGCAGGCCATCGGCAAGGTGCCGGTGCTGTGCAACGCCACCCCCGGCTTCATCGTGCCGCGCCTGCAGGCGCTGGTGATGAACGAGGCGGCGCGCATGGTCGAGGAGGGGGTCGCCAGCGCCGAGCAGATCGACCTGGCCGTGCGTACTGGCTTTGGCCTGCGCTTCTCGGTACTGGGCCTGCTGGAGTTCATCGACTGGGGCGGCGGCGACATCCTGCACCACGCTTCAAGCTACCTCAGCCGCCACCTGGGCGAGCGCTACCAGGCGCCGGCGTCGGTGCTGGACAACATGGCCAGCGGGCGCAACGGCCTGCGCAATGGCGTGGGGTTCTATGACTACCGCGAGACCGACATCGACGCTTACCGCCATGGGCGCCTGGCGAACCTGGTGCAGCGCCTGCACCAGGCCGGGCTGGCGCCGCGCTTTGCCTCAGGCCTTGAAGCGCTCGATCAGCCCTTGCTGCTCTGA
- a CDS encoding NAD/NADP-dependent octopine/nopaline dehydrogenase family protein: MQITVLGGGHGCYAAAVEMAERGHATRLWRRDATALKTLQAIGSLTVRDYRGTRQLALGDSLHLVSDLAEALQGADLVIIPLPSTSHAALAAEVAPLLSAGQVVFLPPGTFGSYVFAKAMRDCGNHAEVAFAETGTLPYLVRKHGADQLVISAYATRLPTGVLPSRLSVHAFSVLREAYPSVEPIEDALSGALMNAGPVIHPPLILMNAGPLEHFESWDIHNEGTQPSIRRVTNALDAERMRVREALGYPAPHFPLADHYNTDQGDEWMYGRGAHGKLTDSGDWREKIDLQQHRYMLEDTRLGLSLLVSVGRWAGVPTPVAQGLLALASAVTGRDLYGEGRTLESLGLAGLDREQMAALLRDGVAP; encoded by the coding sequence ATGCAAATCACTGTTCTTGGCGGCGGCCACGGCTGCTATGCAGCGGCCGTCGAGATGGCCGAGCGCGGCCATGCCACGCGCCTGTGGCGCCGTGACGCTACGGCCCTGAAAACCCTGCAGGCGATTGGCAGCCTCACCGTGCGCGATTATCGCGGCACCCGCCAATTGGCCCTTGGCGACAGCCTGCACCTGGTCAGCGACCTGGCCGAAGCGCTGCAGGGCGCGGACCTTGTCATCATCCCCTTGCCATCGACCAGTCACGCGGCGCTTGCCGCTGAAGTCGCGCCATTGCTCAGCGCCGGCCAGGTAGTGTTCCTGCCGCCCGGCACCTTTGGCAGCTATGTATTCGCCAAGGCCATGCGTGACTGCGGCAACCACGCCGAGGTGGCCTTTGCCGAAACCGGTACCTTGCCCTACCTGGTGCGCAAGCATGGCGCCGATCAGCTGGTGATCAGCGCCTACGCCACGCGCCTGCCGACCGGCGTGCTGCCCAGCCGCCTTTCGGTCCATGCCTTCAGCGTGCTGCGCGAGGCCTACCCCAGCGTCGAACCGATCGAAGATGCCCTGAGTGGCGCATTGATGAATGCCGGGCCGGTCATTCACCCGCCGCTGATCCTGATGAATGCAGGGCCCTTGGAGCACTTCGAGTCGTGGGACATCCACAACGAAGGCACCCAGCCGTCGATCCGCCGGGTGACCAATGCGCTGGATGCCGAACGCATGCGCGTGCGCGAGGCGCTGGGCTACCCGGCGCCGCACTTCCCCTTGGCTGACCACTACAATACCGACCAGGGCGATGAGTGGATGTACGGCCGCGGCGCCCATGGCAAGCTCACCGACAGTGGTGACTGGCGCGAAAAGATCGACCTGCAGCAGCACCGCTACATGCTCGAAGATACCCGCCTGGGCCTGTCGCTGCTGGTCTCGGTCGGGCGCTGGGCCGGCGTGCCGACCCCCGTGGCGCAGGGCTTGCTGGCGTTGGCCTCGGCAGTGACCGGGCGTGACCTGTATGGTGAAGGCCGCACCCTGGAAAGCCTCGGCCTGGCGGGGCTCGACCGCGAGCAGATGGCGGCCTTGCTGCGTGACGGTGTCGCGCCATGA
- a CDS encoding AraC family transcriptional regulator: MLADIQLLERFPLFHSQDVAEMQVQLARYLCPHRLRVLDDAAPQLQVNGVEFAGVRLLQLHYDAPVEVSLEGTGAQYLFRTTLQGQCEVSHGQAHAAVAAGGLSVSSPFASSRIVTGGACRNAVLSMPRQALELHLQQLLGRSLGQPLAFDVPLAADHPGVHALGLTLDYLCRLFALQLSLAPLRQGLADHLVQLLLTQLPHNYSAALLQPAGTPLPSHVRRAREHIEANLDQPLALATLCALSGVSVRTLQNGFRQFIGQTPVEYIRDRRLQAVHHALQKGEGSVTEVMLRFGINSPAHFTQQYRQRFGCRPSDTLRGRKLRNR; the protein is encoded by the coding sequence ATGCTGGCGGACATCCAGCTGCTGGAGCGCTTTCCGCTGTTTCACTCGCAGGATGTGGCAGAGATGCAGGTGCAGCTCGCCCGCTATCTCTGCCCGCATCGGCTGCGAGTGCTGGACGATGCGGCGCCGCAGTTGCAGGTCAACGGCGTGGAGTTTGCCGGCGTGCGTCTGCTGCAGTTGCACTACGACGCACCGGTGGAAGTCAGCCTTGAGGGCACTGGGGCGCAGTACCTGTTCCGCACCACCTTGCAGGGACAGTGCGAAGTCAGCCACGGCCAGGCGCATGCGGCCGTGGCGGCAGGCGGGCTGAGCGTCAGTTCGCCATTCGCCAGCAGCCGCATCGTCACCGGCGGCGCCTGCCGCAATGCGGTGCTGAGCATGCCCCGCCAGGCACTGGAGCTGCATCTGCAGCAGCTGCTGGGGCGCAGCCTGGGGCAGCCGCTGGCGTTCGATGTACCGCTCGCCGCCGACCACCCAGGCGTGCATGCGCTGGGCCTGACCCTGGATTACCTGTGCCGGCTGTTCGCCCTGCAACTGAGCCTGGCGCCATTGCGCCAGGGCCTTGCCGATCACCTGGTGCAACTGCTGCTGACCCAGTTGCCGCACAATTATTCCGCCGCGCTGCTGCAACCGGCAGGCACCCCGCTGCCCAGCCATGTGCGCCGGGCGCGCGAGCATATCGAGGCCAATCTGGACCAACCGCTGGCGCTGGCGACCTTGTGCGCGCTCAGCGGCGTTTCGGTGCGCACGCTGCAGAACGGCTTTCGCCAGTTCATCGGGCAGACGCCGGTCGAGTACATCCGCGACCGGCGCCTGCAGGCGGTGCACCATGCGCTGCAGAAGGGCGAGGGCAGCGTGACCGAGGTGATGCTGCGTTTCGGCATCAACAGCCCGGCGCATTTCACCCAGCAGTACCGGCAGCGCTTCGGTTGCCGACCCTCCGACACGCTCAGGGGCCGAAAGCTGCGCAATCGGTAG
- a CDS encoding spinster family MFS transporter: protein MNTLTQEQHLKQHNKRYFYEWYVVILCMVAYIFSFVDRQILALMIEPIKADLQLSDTQFSLLHGLAFSLFYAFMGMPIAYLADRFSRPRIIAVGVIFWSFATAACGLSKNFTQMFLARIGVGVGEAALSPSAYSMFSDMFPKEKLGRAVGIYSIGSFVGGGIAFLVGGYVITLLKDAQTIEVAFLGAMKAWQLAFFIVGLPGVIVGLLVWLTVRNPQRKGAQLDADGNVRKVRLSDGLRFIGRHRATFGCHYLGFSFYAMALFCMMSWTPALYIRKFGMSPEQAGFMLGTILLLANTTGVVFGGWLTDHLAKRGRSDAAMRTGVIGAVGMIVPAVLYSQVDQLWLSVTLLVPAMFFASFPMPASTAAMQILSPNQVRAQVSAVFLLISNLLGLGLGTTLVALITDRYFGAPAAVGSSMSIVSFGASLLAIVLLAKGCKCFRDSMRREHPAEA from the coding sequence ATGAATACCCTCACTCAAGAGCAACACCTCAAGCAGCACAACAAACGCTATTTCTATGAATGGTATGTGGTCATCCTGTGCATGGTGGCCTACATCTTCTCGTTCGTTGACCGGCAGATTCTGGCCCTGATGATCGAGCCGATCAAAGCCGACCTGCAGCTGAGCGACACCCAGTTCAGCCTGCTGCACGGCCTGGCCTTCTCGCTGTTCTATGCCTTCATGGGCATGCCCATCGCCTACCTGGCCGACCGTTTCTCGCGCCCGCGCATCATCGCCGTGGGGGTGATCTTCTGGAGCTTCGCCACCGCCGCCTGCGGCCTGAGCAAGAACTTCACCCAGATGTTCCTGGCGCGCATCGGCGTGGGTGTCGGCGAAGCGGCGCTGTCGCCGTCGGCCTACTCGATGTTCAGCGATATGTTCCCCAAGGAAAAGCTCGGCCGTGCCGTGGGCATCTACTCGATCGGTTCGTTCGTCGGCGGCGGCATCGCCTTCCTGGTCGGCGGCTACGTGATCACCTTGCTCAAGGACGCGCAGACCATCGAGGTGGCCTTCCTCGGCGCGATGAAGGCCTGGCAGCTGGCGTTCTTCATCGTCGGCCTGCCCGGGGTGATCGTCGGCCTGCTGGTCTGGCTGACCGTGCGCAACCCGCAGCGCAAGGGCGCGCAGCTGGATGCCGACGGTAATGTCCGCAAGGTCCGGCTCAGCGATGGCCTGCGCTTCATCGGCCGTCACCGGGCGACCTTCGGCTGCCATTACCTGGGCTTCTCGTTCTACGCCATGGCGCTGTTCTGCATGATGAGCTGGACCCCGGCGCTGTACATCCGCAAGTTCGGCATGAGCCCCGAACAGGCCGGCTTCATGCTTGGCACCATCCTGCTGCTGGCCAACACCACCGGCGTGGTGTTTGGCGGCTGGCTCACCGACCACCTGGCCAAGCGCGGGCGCAGCGATGCGGCCATGCGCACCGGGGTGATCGGCGCGGTGGGCATGATCGTACCGGCGGTGCTGTATTCCCAGGTCGACCAGCTGTGGCTGTCGGTGACCTTGCTGGTGCCGGCGATGTTCTTTGCCTCGTTCCCGATGCCGGCCTCTACCGCGGCCATGCAGATCCTCTCGCCCAACCAGGTGCGCGCCCAGGTGTCGGCGGTGTTCCTGCTGATCAGCAACCTGCTCGGGCTGGGCCTGGGCACCACGCTGGTGGCGTTGATCACCGACCGCTACTTCGGCGCCCCGGCCGCGGTCGGTTCGTCGATGTCGATCGTCAGCTTCGGTGCCTCGCTGCTGGCCATCGTGCTGCTGGCCAAGGGCTGCAAGTGCTTCCGTGACAGCATGCGCCGCGAACACCCCGCCGAGGCCTGA
- the catA gene encoding catechol 1,2-dioxygenase — translation MTVKISHTADIQAFFEQVAGLGQAEGNPRFKQIMLRVLQDTARLIEDLEVSEDEFWHAVAYLNRLGGRNEAGLLAAGLGIEHFLDLLQDAKDAEAGLTGGTPRTIEGPLYVAGAPLSEGEARMDDGTDPGVVMFLQGQVFDTDGQPLAGATVDLWHANTQGTYSYFDATQSDYNLRRRIVTDAEGRYRARSIVPSGYGCDPQGPTQECLNLLGRHGQRPAHVHFFISAPGHRHLTTQINFAGDKYLWDDFAYATRDGLIGDLRFVDDAAAARDRGVQGERFAELSFDFQLQAAKAPEAEERSHRPRALQNI, via the coding sequence ATGACCGTGAAGATCTCCCACACCGCCGATATCCAGGCCTTCTTCGAGCAAGTGGCCGGCCTTGGCCAGGCCGAAGGCAACCCGCGCTTCAAGCAGATCATGCTTCGCGTACTGCAGGACACCGCGCGCCTGATCGAAGACCTGGAGGTCAGCGAGGACGAGTTCTGGCATGCCGTCGCCTACCTCAACCGCCTCGGCGGGCGCAACGAGGCGGGCCTGCTGGCGGCAGGCCTGGGCATCGAGCACTTCCTCGACCTGCTGCAGGACGCCAAGGACGCCGAAGCCGGTTTGACCGGCGGCACCCCGCGCACCATCGAAGGCCCGCTGTACGTGGCCGGTGCACCGCTGTCCGAGGGTGAAGCGCGCATGGACGATGGCACCGACCCCGGCGTGGTGATGTTCCTCCAGGGCCAGGTGTTCGATACCGACGGCCAGCCGCTGGCCGGCGCCACCGTCGACCTGTGGCACGCCAACACCCAGGGCACCTACTCGTACTTCGATGCGACCCAGTCCGACTACAACCTGCGCCGGCGCATCGTCACCGATGCCGAAGGCCGCTACCGGGCCCGTTCCATCGTGCCGTCCGGTTATGGCTGCGACCCGCAGGGCCCGACCCAGGAATGCCTGAACCTGCTCGGCCGCCACGGCCAGCGCCCGGCACACGTGCACTTCTTCATCTCGGCGCCGGGTCACCGTCACCTGACCACGCAGATCAACTTCGCCGGCGACAAGTACCTGTGGGACGACTTCGCTTACGCCACCCGCGACGGCCTGATCGGCGACCTTCGGTTTGTCGACGATGCCGCTGCGGCGCGTGACCGTGGCGTGCAGGGCGAGCGCTTTGCCGAGCTGTCGTTCGACTTCCAGCTGCAGGCCGCCAAGGCGCCAGAAGCCGAGGAACGCAGCCACCGGCCACGGGCGCTGCAAAACATCTGA
- the catC gene encoding muconolactone Delta-isomerase: protein MLFHVKMTVKLPVDMDPAKAAQLKADEKELAQRLQREGTWRHLWRIAGHYANYSVFDVPSVEALHDTLMQLPLFPYMDIEVDGLCRHPSSIHSDDR from the coding sequence ATGCTGTTCCACGTGAAGATGACCGTGAAACTGCCGGTCGACATGGACCCGGCCAAGGCCGCGCAACTGAAGGCCGACGAGAAGGAGCTGGCCCAGCGCCTGCAGCGCGAGGGCACCTGGCGCCACCTGTGGCGCATTGCCGGGCACTACGCCAACTACAGCGTGTTCGACGTGCCCAGCGTCGAGGCGCTGCACGACACGCTGATGCAGCTGCCGCTGTTCCCGTACATGGACATCGAGGTCGACGGCCTGTGCCGCCACCCGTCGTCGATCCACAGTGACGACCGCTGA
- a CDS encoding muconate cycloisomerase family protein, with translation MTNALIERIDAIIVDLPTIRPHKLAMHTMQQQTLVVLRLRCSDGVEGIGEATTIGGLAYGYESPEGIKANIDAHLAPALIGLPADNINAAMLKLDKLAKGNTFAKSGIESALLDAQGKRLGLPVSELLGGRVRDSLEVAWTLASGDTARDIAEAEHMLQIRRHRVFKLKIGANPLEQDLKHVVAIKRELGERASVRVDVNQYWDESQAIRACRVLGDNGIDLIEQPIARINRGGQVRLNQRSPAPIMADESIESVEDAFSLAADGAASIFALKIAKNGGPRAVLRTAQIAEAAGIALYGGTMLEGSIGTLASAHAFLTLRQLTWGTELFGPLLLTEEIVNEPPQYHDFQLHVPRTPGLGLTLDEQRLARFARR, from the coding sequence ATGACAAACGCCCTGATCGAGCGCATCGACGCGATCATCGTCGACCTGCCGACCATCCGCCCGCACAAGCTGGCGATGCACACCATGCAGCAGCAGACCCTGGTGGTGCTGCGCCTGCGCTGCAGCGACGGCGTCGAAGGCATCGGCGAGGCCACCACCATTGGCGGCCTGGCCTACGGCTACGAGAGCCCAGAAGGCATCAAGGCCAACATCGACGCGCACCTGGCGCCGGCGCTGATCGGCTTGCCCGCAGACAACATCAACGCCGCCATGCTCAAGCTCGACAAGCTGGCCAAGGGCAACACCTTCGCCAAGTCCGGCATCGAAAGCGCCTTGCTCGACGCCCAGGGCAAGCGCCTCGGCCTGCCGGTCAGCGAACTGCTGGGCGGCCGTGTGCGTGACAGCCTGGAAGTGGCCTGGACCCTGGCCAGCGGCGACACCGCCCGCGACATCGCCGAAGCCGAGCACATGCTTCAGATCCGCCGGCACCGGGTGTTCAAGCTGAAGATCGGCGCCAACCCGCTGGAGCAGGACTTGAAGCACGTGGTGGCGATCAAGCGCGAACTGGGTGAGCGCGCCAGCGTGCGGGTCGACGTCAACCAGTACTGGGACGAATCGCAAGCCATCCGTGCCTGCCGGGTGCTCGGCGACAACGGCATCGACCTGATCGAACAGCCGATCGCACGCATCAACCGCGGCGGCCAGGTGCGCCTGAACCAGCGCAGCCCGGCGCCGATCATGGCCGACGAATCCATCGAGAGCGTCGAGGATGCCTTCAGCCTGGCCGCCGATGGCGCGGCCAGCATCTTCGCCCTGAAGATCGCCAAGAACGGCGGCCCGCGTGCCGTGCTGCGCACCGCGCAGATCGCCGAAGCGGCCGGTATCGCCCTGTACGGCGGGACCATGCTCGAAGGCTCGATCGGCACCCTGGCCTCGGCCCATGCCTTCCTCACCCTGCGCCAGCTGACCTGGGGCACCGAACTGTTCGGGCCGCTGCTGCTGACCGAAGAGATCGTCAACGAGCCACCGCAGTACCACGACTTCCAGCTGCACGTGCCCCGCACGCCAGGCCTGGGCCTGACCCTGGACGAGCAACGCCTGGCGCGCTTCGCCCGCCGCTGA
- a CDS encoding LysR family transcriptional regulator, translating to MELRHLRYFKVLAETLNFTRAAELLHIAQPPLSRQISQLEEQLGTVLVLRERPLRLTEAGRFFYEQTCTLLQQLENISDNTRRIGQGQRQWLGIGFAPSTLYTVLPELIRELRKDSELELGLSEMTTLQQVEALKSGRIDIAFGRIRIDDPAIQQQVLREDPLVAVLPKGHALAGAPLTLEQLAREAFILYPANPRPSYADHILALFAHHGMSLKVSQWANELQTAIGLVAVGLGVTLVPESVQQQHRTDIEYASLLDRSAVSPIILSRRKGDSSPMVQRCLALIAQQAVSEPLS from the coding sequence ATGGAGCTGCGCCACCTTCGCTACTTCAAGGTCCTGGCCGAAACCCTGAACTTCACCCGCGCCGCCGAACTGCTGCACATCGCTCAGCCGCCGCTGAGCCGGCAGATCAGCCAGCTTGAAGAACAGCTCGGGACCGTGCTGGTGCTGCGCGAGCGCCCGCTACGCCTGACCGAGGCCGGGCGCTTCTTCTACGAGCAGACCTGCACCTTGCTGCAGCAGCTGGAGAACATCAGCGACAACACCCGGCGCATCGGCCAGGGCCAGCGCCAGTGGCTGGGCATCGGTTTCGCCCCCTCCACGTTGTACACGGTATTGCCGGAGCTGATCCGCGAACTGCGCAAGGACAGCGAGCTGGAACTGGGCCTGAGCGAGATGACCACCCTGCAGCAGGTGGAAGCGCTGAAAAGTGGGCGCATCGACATCGCCTTCGGCCGCATCCGCATCGACGACCCGGCGATCCAGCAGCAAGTGCTGCGCGAAGACCCGCTGGTGGCGGTATTGCCCAAGGGCCATGCCCTGGCTGGCGCGCCGCTGACCCTCGAACAGCTGGCCAGGGAAGCGTTCATCCTCTACCCGGCCAACCCCCGGCCGAGCTACGCCGACCACATCCTCGCGCTGTTCGCCCACCACGGCATGAGCCTCAAGGTCAGCCAGTGGGCCAACGAGCTGCAGACTGCCATCGGCCTGGTCGCCGTCGGGCTGGGCGTGACCCTGGTGCCGGAGTCGGTGCAACAGCAGCACCGCACTGATATCGAGTACGCCAGCCTCCTGGACCGCAGCGCGGTCAGCCCGATCATCCTCAGCCGGCGCAAGGGCGACAGCAGCCCGATGGTGCAGCGCTGTCTGGCGCTGATCGCCCAGCAGGCCGTAAGCGAGCCTTTGAGCTAG